The following coding sequences lie in one Oryza brachyantha chromosome 10, ObraRS2, whole genome shotgun sequence genomic window:
- the LOC102709312 gene encoding uncharacterized protein LOC102709312 isoform X1, with amino-acid sequence MDYDDTDFQSQNFQLVGEDNSKFPAGLRQFPLPKLDIDDQLQNHLRFDNLIDSEGLFSGQGHGNSWIEVLSTGSSVVDFSSSAAESCSINRTNNVWSEATSTESVEMLLKSVGENEMTGNMDDNAHRQISGMDSQTDPSNMQPNSITSPTGNIIVPAENDKSQSTRSEMTEDPSMIQPHLEHITPFSVDDKAEQTVGTTLSDRKSYYTLESVSERCIVSGRSSSKNTSENCPDVGGYFDVVHDDDSLDNLNIHSDAVDSRKLNNEPFSDLAPLQNIYATSPYHFEQDNKESGVGVTTQGSEICHMNENKDGLHDLQNLSGATQHLGASNLTSEVSNEALLSESSDGLLEAITNPVKMVHRNDDTSKRPNATLQPSFLQVEHAAEGIKGSIDRIGEPAIKKFGASEEPNSAKSHQVEPDLKNSNTHVVNPLPTKCSEFVQSPKGTQLAHVTGVSEETKYGSMDDANLSTSDDSKLGRLEQHQDSVMEEKTTKGEISHVSGKVVHIVKSGHGEKVTVSTSTADDKFDSSGNAVPGNSSACLPDEKDSSIYSVNHEVSFKEGAVPALKDDPGNQYFAPPNSGHQEKKSAPFNISRNNIDSTSVSKPLNTSKDSPDCSEGITTNDSSANLLDKKLSSMNGEGELEDDKFTLEVGGHNTTSPVSETLLKGSMGSVNPNIDAICSSGTDAIAETQQCEEQATSSGSLTTNESQGKPGDHPDASPQKVQTTGALMQSEGHDDLVSPSSALGVSPEKTEQNNGKSPVNGMDDSGVQLQDKVLSHGADHPLGTVSSANKTGLEHGTDNGSCTDATCGSPTVISCNESCPEEDMQGSNALLHHKQTEPPKDSKDHTAATDSSHGSKETSSINVKPTLASETTHTAEDKGFSFEVGAPINISEKAHAPVWSPLPRSEVAQSPEATAGIPKPGNPSKNSSDESKKLVFMETSKEQLSGRKVVVSAEGSSVSSHVGRSTKAKTIPLEQEQHSTPDVTVSSAALGHQPFTDLQHVQLRAQIFVYGALIQGMPPAEPYMVSAFGEPACGGKAPWGTLLQAAFERYNSQRSSLTGLETPTSSRLGSRVMEKASKGTSVKTAPASKKGGKTTLPAHTAVSLHLPTLNMSPLNSSALSMQRGTHLDFSQAVSPVFPYSSQMRQPTSTSGVASWFSQSPGPRAAPWLVQPQNLIFDSSMQPPLSASANETAKGASSKNISISQAVSPVVFPPSQVSSTVSPLAVIPEEKQKASASTSKRGTTAQKSRKRKKAPTSPEQPPTVASPPLKADIASVTPAVQPPPGFTLSTHSPSSILASGLVSNTGLITSVPNYQITSIKDVEQRIFSEQISGSIEQSMGQAKGAGVHAMEASTHAEGIWSHILTNSKGKLPADVEQKLASTAAAASAAVSVAKAAAEAAKMASEAALQAKMMAEEILSTYANSLQKCDTGEFKVSNNLATFPNLTPTSSWKTKDSIHPSGSIISVAREVARKRVEEASAAAKRAENMDAILKAAELAAEAVFKAGTIIGMGEPLPFTLSELLEAGPDGYWKSDQVRNKKAINNNNVVTEQLDAPTVVSKSGRKRGGKAKYDHAIQNLEPSSSGKELQLDGMHSGNKGEDVPTMAPFNGSRNDAAPNIIWNGIEKGSSVEVLADKGESGVAWFSAKVLDINNNSACISYDSRTEEAGLHKEWVPLKQEGEKAPHIRLAHPATVSRLKGTRKRRRDTSGTYSWAIGEHVDAWTGDSWREGIISHNRDGDETKFSVQFSAGSGDSLVVDAWNLRPSLVWKDGQWIEWSRVKTVDRIKGDSPHEKRQRTKGSDHVPIGGEAAGPSMDKSVNTVTKPEEPKPLALSDKDMVFNIGKSVVESKTDGVAFKRPGLRKEGSRVVGVPKPGKKKKFMEVSKHYDADQVDKISEGIASTRPVKHLVPHVPRPREGTSKVDQKGKRIGDMRSRGLKSTKSQDGATNIIPGKGSLSMPVPSTGVFESSYAFAGSTTGSSNNLNLTVEKNSAAHGIGLRSEDASVSELNIQAASTAATSKKNLTTTDRAKRKHAPSMDNSNRITNKAPDIPGKSADSTEPRRSNRRIQPTSRLLEGLQSSLIVSKVPGEKGPRTNYRSASSRGRTLG; translated from the exons ATGGATTATGATGATACTGATTTTCAGAGCCAAAATTTCCAGTTAGTGGGTGAGGACAATAGTAAGTTTCCAGCAGGTCTGCGGCAATTTCCACTTCCAAAACTTGACATCGACGACCAACTACAGAACCATCTCAGATTTGATAATCTAATTGATTCAGAAGGACTTTTTAGCGGACAAGGACACGGCAACAGTTGGATCGAGGTTTTGTCCACTGGAAGTAGTGTTGTTGATTTTAGTTCTAGTGCTGCTGAATCTTGCTCTATAAACAGGACAAATAATGTTTGGTCTGAGGCAACATCCACTGAATCTGTGGAAATGTTATTGAAGTCAGTGGGTGAAAATGAGATGACTGGTAACATGGATGATAATGCACATCGTCAGATAAGTGGTATGGACAGTCAAACTGACCCATCCAATATGCAGCCCAACTCAATTACTTCTCCCACAGGTAACATTATAGTACCAGCTGAGAATGATAAGTCGCAGAGCACTCGTTCGGAAATGACGGAAGACCCTTCAATGATTCAGCCTCATCTTGAGCATATCACACCTTTCTCAGTGGATGACAAAGCTGAACAAACAGTAGGTACAACTTTATCAGACAGAAAATCTTACTATACACTGGAATCTGTTTCTGAGAGATGCATAGTTAGTGGGAGGTCCTcttcaaaaaatacatcagAAAACTGTCCAGATGTTGGTGGCTATTTTGACGTGGTCCATGATGACGATTCTTTGGACAATCTCAACATTCATTCAGATGCAGTAGATTCTAGGAAGTTGAATAATGAACCCTTCTCAGACTTGGCTCcactacaaaatatatatgcgaCCAGCCCATATCACTTTGAGCAGGACAACAAAGAATCGGGGGTTGGTGTTACCACTCAGGGTTCAGAAATATGCCACATGAATGAAAATAAAGATGGGCTTCatgatttgcaaaatttgtcAGGTGCAACCCAGCATTTGGGTGCTTCAAACCTAACTAGTGAAGTTAGCAATGAAGCTTTACTGTCAGAAAGTTCTGATGGATTGCTGGAGGCCATCACAAATCCAGTAAAGATGGTGCACAGGAATGATGACACTAGTAAGAGACCCAATGCCACTCTGCAACCATCTTTCTTACAAGTTGAGCATGCAGCAGAAGGCATAAAAGGTTCAATTGACAGGATTGGTGAGCCTGCCATTAAGAAATTTGGTGCAAGTGAAGAACCCAATTCTGCTAAATCTCATCAAGTTGAGCCAGATTTGAAAAATTCTAATACTCATGTTGTCAATCCTTTGCCAACTAAATGTAGCGAGTTTGTTCAATCTCCAAAAGGAACACAGCTTGCTCATGTTACTGGAGTTtctgaagaaacaaaatatggcAGCATGGATGATGCGAATCTTAGCACTAGTGATGACTCAAAACTTGGAAGGTTGGAGCAGCATCAAGATTCTGTTATGGAAGAAAAGACAACCAAAGGGGAAATATCACATGTTTCAGGGAAGGTTGTACATATTGTGAAAAGTGGTCATGGTGAAAAAGTCACAGTTTCTACCAGTACAGCTGATGATAAGTTTGACTCATCAGGCAATGCTGTGCCTGGCAATTCTTCAGCTTGTTTACCTGATGAAAAGGATTCAAGCATCTACTCGGTTAACCATGAGGTGTCATTCAAGGAAGGTGCTGTTCCTGCTTTAAAAGACGATCCTGGGAACCAATATTTTGCACCACCAAATTCTGGCCATCAAGAGAAAAAATCAGCACCATTCAACATTTCAAGAAACAATATCGATTCTACTTCTGTTTCTAAACCTTTAAACACATCAAAGGATAGTCCTGACTGTTCAGAAGGTATCACAACCAATGATTCTTCTGCTAATTTACTTGATAAAAAGCTTTCCTCCATGAACGGTGAGGGGGAATTGGAGGATGATAAATTTACTTTAGAAGTTGGAGGACACAATACCACATCTCCTGTTTCTGAGACCTTGCTGAAGGGATCAATGGGATCAGTGAATCCAAATATCGATGCTATTTGTAGCAGTGGTACTGATGCTATTGCAGAAACACAACAATGCGAAGAACAGGCTACTTCTTCAGGTAGTTTAACCACAAATGAAAGTCAGGGTAAACCAG GTGATCATCCAGATGCTTCTCCACAAAAAGTCCAGACTACCGGGGCTTTGATGCAATCTGAGGGCCACGACGATTTAGTTTCACCATCATCTGCCTTGGGTGTCTCACCTGAAAAGACTGAACAAAATAATGGAAAAAGTCCCGTGAATGGAATGGATGATTCGGGGGTGCAGTTACAAG ACAAAGTGTTAAGTCATGGTGCAGATCATCCTCTTGGTACTGTTTCATCAGCGAACAAGACTGGCTTAGAACATGGGACTGATAATGGAAGCTGCACTGATGCTACATGTGGTTCACCAACAGTGATTAGTTGCAATGAATCCTGCCCCGAAGAAGATATGCAGGGCAGTAATGCTTTGCTGCATCACAAACAAACTGAACCACCCAAGGATTCTAAAGATCATACAGCTGCAACTGACAGTTCCCATGGCTCAAAAGAAACTTCTTCCATAAATGTAAAACCTACTCTTGCTTCAGAGACGACCCATACTGCCGAAGATAAAGGTTTTTCGTTTGAGGTTGGGGCTCCAATAAATATATCTGAGAAAGCTCATGCTCCTGTGTGGAGCCCACTGCCGAGATCCGAAGTTGCTCAGAGCCCCGAG GCAACCGCTGGAATTCCAAAACCTGGAAATCCATCGAAGAATAGTAGCGATGAAAGTAAGAAACTGGTCTTTATGGAAACCAGCAAAGAACAGCTATCTGGAAGGAAAGTGGTTGTAAGTGCTGAGGGATCCTCTGTGAGCTCACATGTTGGTCGTAGCACAAAAGCCAAAACTATACCACTAGAGCAGGAACAACATTCAACTCCTGATGTTACTG TTTCTTCTGCAGCTTTGGGTCATCAGCCTTTCACAGATCTACAGCACGTGCAGCTACGCGCACAGATATTTGTTTATGGAGCTCTTAT TCAAGGAATGCCACCAGCAGAACCTTACATGGTGTCAGCTTTTGGAGAGCCTG CATGTGGTGGCAAGGCTCCATGGGGGACACTTTTGCAAGCTGCTTTTGAAAGATATAATAGTCAGAGGTCATCTTTAACTGGCTTGGAGACTCCTACAAGCTCACGGCTAG GTAGCCGTGTGATGGAAAAGGCCAGTAAAGGTACATCGGTTAAAACTGCACCAGCTAGCAAAAAGGGTGGCAAAACTACGTTGCCAGCACATACTGCTGTGTCCCTTCATTTGccaactttaaatatgtctCCTCTCAATAGTTCTGCTTTGAGCATGCAACGAGGTACTCATCTGGATTTTAGCCAGGCTGTATCACCAGTATTCCCATACAGCTCACAAATGAGGCAACCTACTTCGACTTCTGGTGTTGCATCATGGTTTTCGCAGAGCCCTGGTCCGCGTGCTGCGCCTTGGTTGGTTCAACCACAGAATTTGATATTTGATTCATCGATGCAACCACCTTTGTCAGCAAGTGCAAATGAAACTGCAAAGGGAGCATCctctaaaaatatatccatTTCACAAGCTGTTTCACCTGTTGTATTTCCTCCCAGTCAGGTGTCTTCTACTGTTTCTCCATTAGCAGTTATACCTGAGGAAAAACAGAAGGCATCAGCTTCTACTTCTAAGCGTGGAACTACAGCACAAAagtcaagaaaaagaaagaaagctcCAACAAGTCCAGAACAACCACCTACTGTTGCTTCCCCTCCACTCAAAGCAGACATTGCATCTGTTACTCCTGCCGTTCAACCGCCACCAGGCTTCACCTTGTCTACTCATTCTCCAAGTAGTATTTTGGCTAGTGGGCTTGTTTCTAACACAGGCTTAATCACATCTGTGCCTAATTATCAGATTACTAGTATCAAGGATGTGGAGCAAAGAATCTTTTCGGAACAGATCTCTGGTTCAATAGAGCAATCAATGGGACAAGCAAAAGGGGCAGGTGTGCATGCGATGGAGGCAAGTACACATGCTGAAGGTATTTGGAGCCACATATTGACAAATTCAAAAGGCAAATTACCAGCAGATGTAGAACAAAAGCTTGCTTCAACTGCCgctgctgcttctgcagcAGTTTCTGTTGCAAAAGCAGCTGCAGAAGCTGCTAAGATGGCGTCAGAGGCTGCATTGCAGGCAAAAATGATGGCAGAGGAAATCCTTTCTACATATGCAAATTCCTTGCAGAAGTGTGACACTGGTGAATTTAAAGTCAGTAACAACCTGGCTACTTTCCCAAATTTGACACCCACATCCTCTTGGAAAACTAAGGATAGCATTCATCCTTCAGGTTCCATTATTTCAGTGGCACGGGAGGTTGCTAGAAAGAGGGTTGAAGAGGCATCGGCTGCTGCAAAACGTGCAGAAAACATGGATGCCATTCTGAAAGCTGCAGAACTTGCTGCAGAGGCTGTGTTCAAAGCAGGAACCATCATTGGTATGGGCGAGCCTCTACCTTTTACTCTTAGTGAGCTGTTGGAAGCTGGTCCTGATGGTTATTGGAAATCTGATCAAGTGAGAAATAAGAAGGCAATAAACAACAATAATGTGGTAACAGAACAATTGGATGCACCTACTGTTGTTAGTAAATCTGGAAGGAAGCGTGGTGGCAAAGCTAAATATGACCATGCCATACAGAACTTGGAACCATCTTCTAGTGGCAAAGAACTGCAGCTAGATGGAATGCATTCAG GAAACAAGGGTGAAGATGTTCCCACCATGGCTCCATTCAATGGGAGCAGAAATGATGCAGCACCAAACATAATCTGGAATGGCATTGAAAAGGGATCTTCTGTGGAG GTTTTAGCTGACAAGGGTGAGTCTGGAGTAGCTTGGTTTTCTGCCAAAGTTCTTGATATAAACAACAATAGCGCATGTATCAGCTATGACTCTCGCACTGAAG AAGCTGGTCTTCACAAAGAATGGGTTCCATTGAAACAGGAGGGGGAGAAGGCACCTCACATTCGCCTTGCCCATCCTGCTACTGTTTCTAGATTGAAAGGAACTAGGAAGCGCCGTAGGGACACATCAGGAACTTATTCTTGGGCTATTGGTGAACACGTGGATGCATGGACCGGAGATAG TTGGCGAGAGGGAATTATTTCTCACAACCGTGATGGTGATGAAACAAAGTTTTCTGTACAATTTTCAG CAGGAAGTGGTGATTCCTTAGTTGTTGATGCATGGAATCTTCGTCCATCACTTGTTTGGAAGGATGGGCAGTGGATAGAGTGGTCCCGAGTGAAGACAGTTGATCGTATTAAG GGTGATTCTCCTCATGAGAAACGACAAAGAACAAAGGGTAGTGATCATGTACCTATTGGTGGAGAAGCAGCAGGTCCTTCTATGGATAAGAGCGTTAACACTGTAACAAAACCAGAGGAGCCAAAGCCGTTGGCATTATCTGACAAGGACATGGTTTTCAACATAGGCAAGAGTGTAGTTGAGAGTAAAACGGATGGTGTTGCTTTCAAGCGACCTGGACTTCGGAAGGAAGGATCAAGAGTGGTTGGTGTTCCAAAACctggaaagaagaaaaagtttATGGAAGTAAGCAAACATTATGATGCAGATCAGGTTGACAAAATTTCTGAGGGTATTGCATCTACCAGACCTGTGAAACATTTGGTACCACATGTGCCAAGACCACGTGAAGGTACCTCTAAAGTTGATCAGAAAGGAAAGAGGATAGGGGATATGAGATCACGAGGACTTAAATCTACAAAGTCTCAGGATGGTGCAACTAATATCATTCCTGGCAAAGGATCTTTATCCATGCCAGTCCCAAGCACTGGTGTTTTTGAGAGTAGTTATGCATTTGCAGGAAGTACAACAGGTTCTTCCAACAACTTGAACCTCACTGTAGAAAAGAACAGTGCTGCCCATGGCATTGGCCTTAGATCTGAAGATGCTTCTGTTTCTGAACTGAACATTCAAGCTGCATCTACTGCTGCTACTTCCAAAAAGAATTTAACAACTACTGATCGAGCTAAAAGGAAACATGCTCCTTCTATGGATAATTCAAACAGGATCACAAACAAAGCACCTGATATTCCAGGGAAGAGTGCTGATTCTACTGAACCCAGAAGGTCGAACCGCCGTATCCAACCAACTTCTCGG TTATTGGAGGGTCTGCAAAGTTCCCTTATAGTTTCTAAAGTTCCTGGCGAAAAGGGTCCTAGGACTAACTACAGAAGTGCTTCCTCAAGAG GGCGAACTCTTGGCTGA